Proteins encoded together in one Lathyrus oleraceus cultivar Zhongwan6 chromosome 5, CAAS_Psat_ZW6_1.0, whole genome shotgun sequence window:
- the LOC127081573 gene encoding uncharacterized protein LOC127081573, with amino-acid sequence MDRLDQENRELREEVTTLRDQLRAMSRKDKETFEECTQRWREIAAQVSPPTEEKEMTKLFLKTLSLFYYDRMVASEPSDITKMVNMGLRLEEGVREGRLKKGSSSDGSRKYVNGLPKKKEHDANTILQEGRRRLLRNSQCHQQVALVTPKNLVQTRTPPAVSKELLWWYKADQHCAFHQGAPGHDIENCFTLKAEVRRLMQSDILSFEDSNPNVQANPLPKHGNAAVNMVEGCPGKYRVFDVNLIRRSLVEMHATLCELNYYEHNHTSCQVCSRDPRGCDVVKRDLQEMLDQNLIQVTRDRNEDEHEVNVIVPRFNLPEPVVIAYDGQKTAVSPLVICLVGLTPYKSDKVMPYKYNATMVEDGKEVSIPALPSVVNITDVSGVTRSGQIFVVVAPNRIEDVVIEKSSSERTPVIQAVQSSIVNQNPDQDEMLKLIKKSDFNMLDHLLHTPFNILVLSLLMSSEVHQEALQKVLEQAYVDHDVTID; translated from the exons ATGGACCGCCTAGACCAAGAGAATCGTGAGCTCCGTGAAGAGGTGACAACTTTGAGGGATCAACTTCGTGCTATGTCTCGCAAAGATAAAGAGACTTTTGAGGAATGCACGCAGAGGTGGCGCGAGATTGCTGCACAGGTTAGTCCTCCGAcggaggaaaaagaaatgacaaagcTTTTTTTGAAGACATTGAGTCTGTTCTATTATGATCGGATGGTTGCAAGTGAACCTAGCGACATTACTAAGATGGTGAATATGGGTttgaggttagaagaaggtgtgCGTGAAGGACGATTGAAAAAAGGTAGTTCATCTGATGGTTCTAGAAAGTATGTGAATGGCTTACCCAAGAAGAAGGAACACGATGCAAACACTATCTTGCAAGAGGGGCGAAGAAGGCTTCTGAGAAACAGTCAGTGTCATCAGCAAGTGGCGTTAGTTACTCCA AAGAATTTGGTTCAAACAAGAACTCCACCGGCTGTTTCGAAAGAGCTTCTGTGGTGGTATAAAGCTGACCAACATTGTGCATTCCACCAAGGAGcacctggccatgatattgagaattgtttcACCTTGAAGGCTGAGGTAAGAAGGTTAATGCAAAGTGATATCTTGTCATTTGAAGATTCCAATCCCAATGTACAAGCTAATCCGTTACCCAAGCATGGCAATGCAGCTGTGAATATGGTCGAAGGATGTCCTGGAAAGTATCGAGTTTTTGACGTCAACCTAATTAGAAGGTCCTTGGTTGAAATGCACGCGACATTATGTGAACTAAACTATTATGAGCACAACCATACTTCTTGCCAAGTTTGTTCCAGAGATCCCCGAGGATGTGATGTTGTGAAAAGAGACttgcaagagatgttggatcagAACCTCATCCAAGTTACGAGGGACAGAAATGAAGATGAGCATGAGGTGAACGTCATAGTTCCCCGTTTTAATCTCCCAGAACCGGTTGTTATTGCATATGATGGTCAGAAGACTGCTGTTTCTCCATTGGTCATTTGTTTAGTGGGCCTAACACCTTACAAGTCTGATAAAGTTATGCCTTAcaagtataatgctactatggtAGAAGATGGCAAAGAAGTGTCTATTCCTGCTCTTCCATCTGTTGTGAACATCACCGATGTAAGTGGTGTGACTCGAAGTGGTCAGATATTTGTTGTTGTAGCTCCTAATAGGATTGAGGATGTGGTGATAGAGAAATCAAGTTCAGAAAGAACTCCTGTTATACAAGCCGTCCAATCCAGTATTGTGAATCAGAATCCTGATCAAGATGAAATGCTgaaattgatcaagaagagtgatttcaATATGTTGGACCATTTGTTGCATACTCCTTTCAATATACTCGTGTTATCCCTACTAATGAGTTCAGAAGTGCACcaagaagcattgcaaaaggtcCTAGAGCAAGcatatgtggatcatgatgtgaCAATCGATTAG